CCCCCGCAGAATAACAGCCGGATATTTCATGGTCAGCTTGGAACCGATGTTGCCGTCCACCCATTCCATAACTGCATTTTTGTGAGCCACTGCCCGCTTGGTCACCAGATTGTACACGTTTGGCGACCAGTTCTGAATCGTCGTATAGCGGACTCGTGAATTATCGAGACAAACAATTTCCACCACTGCGGAATGCAGCGAATCACTCGAATATTTAGGTGCGGAGCAGCCTTCCACATAGTGGACGAACGATCCTTCTTCCCCAATGATCAACGTCCGTTCAAACTGTCCCGCATTTTTCGTGTTGATCCGGAAATAGGCCTGCAGCGGAATTTCGACATGAACTCCTTTCGGCACCCAGATAAACGATCCGCCTGACCAGACAGCCGAGTTCAACGCCGCAAACTTGTTGTCAGAAGGAGGAATCACCGTGCTGAAATACTTTTTCACAATCTCCGGATGCTCTCTGACCGCCGTATCCATATCGGTGAAAATCACGCCAAGATCTTCCAGGTCTTTGCGCATGCTGTGGTATACGACTTCCGATTCGTACTGTGCGGTCACACCGGCCAAAAAGCTGCGTTCCGCTTCCGGAATTCCCAGTTTGTCGAACGTTTGTTTCACGGTATCGGGTACATCATCCCAGCTTTGTACCGCTTTGTCGGTGGGTCGAACGTAATAGTGGATATCATCAAAATCGAGTTCATCCAGATCTTTCGTCCACCACGGCATCGGCATTTTGGCAAAAATGTCATAGCTTTTCAGACGGAAGTCGGTCATCCAACCAGGCTCGTTTTTCATTTCGGAAATCATCTGGACCATTTCACGCGTGAGCCCTTTTCCCGATTTATACACATAGTTTTCCGGGTCTGAGAAGCCATATTTATAATCACTGACAATTTCAGACGCTGCGTTTTTGTTTACGATTTCCTCATTTGCTTTGGCCATTTTCGACACCCTCCTTTTTATCCAAGCCTTGTTCTAACGCTTTCCAAGCGAGCGTCGCACATTTGATCCGCACCGGGTATTTGGAGACACCCTGCAAAGCCTGCAGTTCCCCCAGGCCGCTGTAATCCCCTTCCACGCCTTTCATCATATCGTAAAAGCGGTCGATCAGTTGGCGCGCTTCTGCAATCGTTTTTCCTTTTAGCTTAACGGTCAGCATGGAAGCGCTCGATTGACTGATGGAACAGCCGTGTCCATGAAATTTCGCATCTTCCACCTTGCCTGTTTCGTCAACTTTCAAATGCACCCCGATCACGTCACCGCAAGTCGGATTTGCCAATTCCATGCCAACGTCATAATTTTCAATTTTACCGACGTTTCGGGGACGCTTGTAATGATCGAGGATCACGTCCTGATAGAGACTATCGAGTGACATATCCGAACATCTCCTTTACTTTTTGCAGAGCCGCCACTAAACGATCGATGTCCTGTTCATCGTTATAGATATAAAAACTGGCCCGGTTGGTAGCCGCCGTGTGCAGCCATTTGTGCAGCGGCTGCGCGCAGTGATGCCCCGCTCTGACAGCGACGCCTTCCGCATCCAGTACTGTCGATACATCATGCGGATGCGTGTCGTCAATATTAAAAGCGATCAACCCGGTACGCGGTTGACGCGGACCATAAAGTTCAATTCCTTCCACCTGGCTTAACCGGTCCCATGCATAGGCAAGCAATTGCTGTTCATGCTGATGCACATTTTCCATACCGAGTGCGTTCAGATAATCAATCGCCGCAGCCAGTCCGACTGCACCTACGATGTTTGGCGTTCCCGCTTCAAATTTGGCCGGCACTTCCGCCCAATTTGACTCATAATAATCCACCAGGCCAATCATGCTGCCGCCCATTTGAAAAGGCTCCATGTCGTCCAACAGTTCGCTTTTTCCATACAAAAATCCAATCCCCGTCGGACCGAGCATTTTGTGCCCCGATGCGGCCAGAAAATCGGCGTCCAGATCCTGCACATCGATTGCCATATGCGGAGCGCTTTGCGCCGCATCGACCACCACCACCGCACCTGCCGCATGCGCTTCCTGAACGATCTGTTTCGTAGGCGTGACCGTTCCCAGCACATTGGACGCTTGGGTAACCGCCACAATTTTAATATTCCCCTGTTTCAGAAAAGAACGGTACTGCTCCAGATTGAGATGACCTTCTTCTGTCAGTTCCACCATGTAGAGCTTGGCGCCTTTGATCTTGGCGATCTGCTGCCAAGGCACCAGATTGGAATGGTGTTCCAACAGGGTCACTACAATTCCGTCACCTGCTTGCAGTTTGTGAAGCCCGTACGCGTAAGCAACCAAATTGATTGACTCGGTCGTTCCCCGCGTGAATACGATATTTTCAACCTTCGGCGCATTCAGAAAACGTGCTACTTTTTCCCTTGCGCCTTCGTAAGCGCTGGTTGCCCGTTCTCCCAATGTATGCACGCCGCGATGCACATTGGAATGGCTCGTCGCATAATATTGTGACATCGCTTCCGCAACTTGCTTCGGAATTTGCGAACTGGCTGCCGAATCCAGATAAACTAATGACTTTCCATTGACTTGCTGCTGCAAAGCGGCAAAATCCTTTTTAATTTCCTGTACGTTGAACAAGGTTACCACCCCAACTTTCGATCCACGAGGGACTGTACCTCTTTACGCACCGATTCCACCGGAATGAGTTCAATGACGGAACCGAAGAAACCTTCGACAATCATTTTTTGCGCCTGTTTAAGCGAGATCCCCCGGCTTTGCAGATAAAACAATTGTGTCTCATCGATCCGTCCAACAGTCGCCGCATGGCCGGCGCCCGCTACGTCCGTTTCTTCGATCAGGAGACCGGGAATCGCATCCCCTTTTGCCCCGTCAGACAGAATCAGGCTGTTCTCCCGTTGGAAGGTGGAGGAACCTTTCGCACCCGGTTTGATATAACCAAGCCCGCGCCAGATCGTTTTTCCTTTGTCGCCCATGACGCCTTTGGCAAGAATATCAGAAAAGCTGTTGCGGCCTGTATGAATCATCTGTGCAGAAACGTCCAGCGATTGTTCATCAGAACCGAAGAACACGACAACCGCGTTTGATTGCGCTCCTTCTCCGTCAACGTAGGACGTATTTTCGGAACGGGCAATTTTACCCCCCAATTCGGCGGCCGCCCAGTTCACTTCCGCATCGCGTCCGATTTTGGCGCGGCGCGGATAGAAACTGTATATGCCCTGGTCAAAATTCTGCAATATTACATACGATACTTTTGCTCCATCTGCTGCAAAAATCTCAACAGCCCCGCTATGGATCGCATTCGAACCGCCAAGATCGGAAGCGGAGTACTCCAGAACGGTAAATTGGGAGAACGATTCGGCAACGATCAGCGTATGATTAAAAATCCCGACATTCGGTTGATCCCCATAAGTAAACAGTTGAATCGGCGTCTCAATGACCACGTTTTTAGGCACGTACAGGAACGCCCCGCCTGTTCGCAACGCGTAATGAAGGGCCGCAAATTTACTTTCTTTTGTGTTGTACAGTTGACCAAAATATTTCTCAACTTTATCCGGATGCTTGGCAATGGCCTCCTGCAGGCTGGTGAGAATCACTCCTTTAGATGCCAGATCGGGATTCAGTTTAGTTTCCGTTACATCGCTGTTGTAATGAACCAGCACACCGGCCGCATCAGGACTGATTCGGCTGCGCACGGAATCCGGCGTTTCTTTTTGATCGGCAAGCGGTACCAATGAATCAAGCGGCACTTCTTTCAGGCGAAGATTGCGCCATCCTTCATCTTCTTTCGGAAGATCCATCGATTCGTACGCTGCAAGCGCCTCCGTACGGATCTGTTTTGCCCACTTGGGTTCATTGAAACGATTTTCAAGCGTTGTTACGGCAGGTGAAATGGCAGAACTAATGACTTTCGACATGGTTTATACCTCCCCACCGACAGACACTTCGCTCCTAATCCAATCGTACCCCTTTTCCTCCAGCTCAAGAGCCAGTTCAGGGCCGCCGGAACGGACAATCCGTCCATCCAACATGACATGTACAAAGTCCGGTTTGATGTATTCAAGCAAACGATGGTAGTGGGTGATGACGAGTACACCGAGTTCGGGTCCGCGCAGGCTGTTCACACCGTCTGCAACAATTTTCAAAGCGTCTATGTCGAGGCCGGAGTCCGTTTCGTCCAGAATCGCAATTTTTGGCTCAAGCAGCGCCATCTGAAGAATCTCGTTTCGTTTCTTTTCACCACCGGAGAAACCTTCATTCAGGTTCCGGTTGGCAAATGACATATCCATTTTCATCATTTGCATTTTTTCTTGCATGATGGAATAAAATTCAAACACTTCCATTTCGGTGCCCTTCACTGCGTTATATGATTGACGCAGGAAGTTTTTCAACGGAACGCCGGGAATTTCAGCCGGATATTGGAAAGCAAGGAACAATCCGGCACGCGCCCGTTCGTCCACTCCCAGTTCCAGCAGGTTTTTACCATCGAGGGTCACTTCGCCCTGAGTCACTTCATAACGCGGATGACCGGAAAGCGTCATTGACAAAGTGGTCTTCCCTGTTCCGTTCGGACCCATTATGGCGTGCACTTCATTTCCTTTTATGGTTAAATTAAAACCTTTCAACACTTCTTTGCCTGCTACATTCGCGTGCAGGTCTTTAATGACGAGTTCTGCCATGTTTCAATACCCCCACTTAAACGTAATGTGATTTATTTTGTCTGTTCCAAATTCACTATCAGCTTGTCGCCCCTTTGGGCGATTTCCTGAAGCGTAATATTATCAAGCACGGAAACCATTGTATCCCGTAGTTTTTCCCAAACAAACTTGGTTGAACAGTTGTCAGTTTTGCTGCAACATTCTTCCGCATCCGCTTCCAGACACTCTACGGGAGCAATCGGCCCTTCCAACGCCCTGATAACTTCTCCTGCCGTTATATCAGCAGACGACCGGGATAAGGTGTAACCACCGCGCGGTCCGCGTACGCTGCTGACCAGTCCGGCCTTTCGCATCGAGAACAGAATCTGTTCCAGGAATTGTTCCGGAACCTGCTCGGCAGTCGCAATCGTTTTGATTGGTATCGGCCCCTCATTTTCTCGTTGCGCCAAATAGGCCATGGCGATCAACCCATAATGGCCACGGGCAGATAGTTTCAAATCCTATCCACCTCCTCCAAAATCTTCAGTGAATAAATTCCTGATTGTTTTAGTCAGGAATACTTCTAAGAAAGAAGCCAGGTTTTGCGAATCGCCCTGACTTAGAATGATAATATTCTCAACACATTATATTCCAAATAAAACGGAACCGCAAGATGTTTTACAAAAAAGCAACACAGAAATTATATTGCCCCAAACGGCACCGGCTATAAGTCAGATTGAACACTTCTCCAGAAAACTGCTGAATTCCTTATTGCGCGCCCAGTATGTAACCGAAGTATCAGCCGTCCGACGCCGTGTAACATCAAAGTCCCCATCTCTTGGAACAATCAGAATTTCTTCTTCTGAGTTCAACAAGATCGCAACTCCGTTACGGTTTGTATCGGGATTTTCCTGCATTCTTTTTTGCACAAAAGCGGAAGCGTTAAACCAATTTACAATCTGTCCGATTTCGGTTGGATTCGCATCCCGCCATTCGCCGTTTTCAAACAGCCGGACCGATTTTACATCAGATGCCTGAATCGGCTTATGTGTATCAAATTTGCGTGCCAATCTCATGAGCCAAAACGTAGGCAAACAAAAAAGCAGGGCCCCGATCAACGCCACCATATGCCAGGTCCAGTTAAATATCGTAAAAGACGACATGTGTAGGTCACTCCCAGTAAATGACGTAAGACGTATTCCGTATGTTAGTATAGCAAAAAAAGAGTAATTACGACATCTGCAATTGCCATCGTATTTGAATTTTGTGCGACACCGCATTATGATGATAATTGAAAGGTTTTAATCCAATTCACAAAATAAAAGAGGATCTTATGAGCGGAAAAGACCGGATATCAGAAATTCAGTATCTACGGGGCATCGCTTTTTGTGCGGTCGCTATGCAGCATGTTATCGGTGTCTACAATCAGGTGACGATCAGCCTCGGAGAATCAGTGATCCTCGCTGTTTTTTTGGAGTTGGTAAAATTTGCTGTGCCGACATTCGTGTTTATTACCGGACTTGTTCTTTTTTACAACTACAACGAAGGGGTTCGTTATCCTTCATTCATCTGGAAGCGCATCAAGGAAATCCTGATTCCATATCTGATCTGGTCAGTCCTATACGCGGTTTCGTTTCCGCCCGACAACCCATTTCACGTTTCGCCAATCAGGGAATTCACTCACCAATGGATAACGGGCACTGCATTTTACCATTTGTGGTTTGTCGTTATGATTTTTCAATTCTATTTGTTATATCCTCTGTTTCAGCGGTTGATGTTGTGGTTTCGGACAATCCGCAGGCAAATCTGGCTGTTGCTTGTCAGTGGAATACTGTACCTTGCCGTTCTGTGGGCTTCCCTTTATGCAATTCCGAGAGGCTTGATCCGCTTTGACAACCCGATTTTACACGCACTTTTGGATAAGTACCGGGATCGCAACTTCCTGCTCTGGTTTTTCTACTTCCTGTTAGGGGCGGTCGCCGGATTGTCTGTTTCCCGTTGGCGGGATTGGATCAAACGAATACATTACTGGAATATCCCTATTTTTCTGATTCTGTTTGCCTGGGTGACATCTATGCTGGCAAACAGCATCAACCTGTCAAATAAATTGAAATTGAATGCAAACATCGCCACCTCTCTCCGACCGTCGATGTTTTGGTTCTCCGTCAGCTCGATTGCGCTTGTTTATGTGCTGAGTGTTCAAATGTCGCAGCGGGAAAATTGGCTGAGCCATCTTACCGAGTCAATTGGTAAATATTCTTATGGTGCCTATCTGATACACGCTCTTGTTCTTCAAATGATCGGCGGCTTCATCGTTCGGTTGCCGATTCAGAATCATTTGTTCGGACTGCTACTCACGTTTGTCGGTTGTGTTCTGCTGTCGTGGTTGCTGACTTTCGCGCTTAGCAAACTGCCGTTTGGCCATCTGCTGGTTGGAACGACAAAAAAGAAGAAGCCGGCTTCCCCATTGCCCGCTTCTTCACATACGACAACCGGTTCAGTCTGATCCGCTTACGCAGCGGCCCCCGCAACATTTCGTATTAAGGAACCAGTACCAGTTTGCCGGTTGTTTGGCGACCTTCCATCAGATCCTGCACATTTGCCGCTTCTGCCAGCGGATAGACACCGCCAATTTGCACATTCAATTCGCCGCTTGTGGCCCACTTCAGCAATTCGGCCATACTTGGCTGATAACGGTTCGGGTCTTCCATCAGCTTGCTGAGGAAAAATCCGGTAACCGTTTGGTTTTTGGCCATCAGTTGATTGGGAACCAGCGTCCCCCGCTGCCCGCTCGCTGCTCCAAACACTACCATGCGTCCATAATCAGCCAGGCATTTCAGATTTTGCTGGATCATTTCACCGCCGACCATTTCAAGAATGATATCGACACCTTTACCGTTGGTGACATCCAATACCTGTTGCGGCCAGTCTTCTTTTGTATAATCGATTGTTACTTCGGCACCCGACTGTTTCGCCAGTTCCCGTTTTTCGGCTGTGCTGGCCGTTCCGATCACTTTGGAGGCGCCAAATTTTTTCGCTAACTGAACGGACAGCAACCCTACGCCACCTGCTGCGGCATGCACCAGCACCGTTTCTCCCTGCTTCAGGTGACCGGACGTGGTCAGTACGTGATAAGCAGTCAACCCTTGCAATGGGAGGGCAACCGCTTTGGAAAAATCCAATCCTGCAGGCACCGGAATCAGTCCGTTGGCATCGGCAATCGCGTATTCCGCATAGCCTCCGCCTCCATGCAGCAACGTGGCAACAGGCTGTCCGACCCATTTTTCGTCGACGCTAGGCCCTACCTCTTTTACAATCCCTGCCACTTCAAGACCCGGAGTGAACGGCAACGGAGTGGGCAGCACATACCGTCCGTACCGCCTGGAAATATCTGCATAGTTTACTCCGCACGCCTTCACTTCAATCAAAACTTCTCCCGAATCGGGCGTTGGCCTTTCCACTTCCTCGTACTGCAGCACTTCCGATCCGCCGTTCCGGTGAAACCGCACCGCTTTCATCCTGCTTCCCCCTCCATGATTAATGCTTCCACTCTCGGTCGATCGCAAACATATCTTCATGTGGATGCTGATCATCTTCAAACTGTATCGTAACGTGACCGATCCGGAACTTTTCAAGCACCACTTTCTCCAGTTGGCGAATCATCTGTTGGCTGTTCCGTATAGTCAGCTCTCCGTCTACGACAAGATGTCCGCTCATTGCATTGCGGTTGGATGTCAAACACCATATATGCAGGTCGTGAACCTCTTTGATACCGGGGACAGACTGAATCGTTTCCACCACTTCGTCAAAATCGATTTCGCGTGGAGTCCCCTCCATCAACACGATGTATGTTTCTCTCAAAACACGACATGCGCCAATCGCTACAATCAACGCGATTACGAAACTTAAAATCGGATCGAGGATGTACCAGCCCGTAAAATACATGATAATTCCTGCCACGATCACACCGGCAGAGGCGGCCGCATCCCCCATTACATGCAGCATCGCGCTTCTGATATTGATATTGTCCGATTCATCCCGCAGACCCAGTCCGATGTAAAGATTGACAACCACCCCAATTACAGCCGTCACGAATAATATCGCTCCTTCCACCGGCTGCGGATGCAACAGACGCTGATATCCTTCAAAACCCACATAAAAAACGATCACGATGAGAGTAATCGCGTTAAATAGCGCCGCCAAAATCGTGATTCGATGGCGGCCGTATGTCATGTTTTTGGAAGGGGGCGCCGTTGCCGCACGCATAGCAAAATAGGCCACGATCAAAGACATCACGTCGGTCAGCATGTGTGCCGCATCGGTCAACAGCGCCAGACTGTTTGCCCAAATCCCGCCGATCACTTCTACCGCCAATATGACAAATCCTAGAAAAATCCCTCGCTTCAGCTTATCGTGGGCGACATGCACATGTCCGCCTGCATGGAAATGGTCATGGTCATGTTTGTGGCCATGGCTATGATCATGGCCATGGTCGTGATCATGAAAGCGGCCATGATGGTCGTGGTCATGATGATGTGCGTGTTCATGATGCGGCATCGCCATTCACCCTCAATTTCAAAAATTCCCGATCGAAATCCGTTCAAATCAGCTTACAGAAAGACGGATCCCTTATACTTACGCAGCACGCCGATTGTTTGCAACATGATCTGTTACACATTGCTTGCCGAATATGCGAACCCAATTCCTTCGGTAAAGAAAACTTGGTTCATCAAGCCAAAGGCTTTGGCAAACCTCATTGTCTTGCGCATGGATGCGCTATGCCGACGTTGCGCTTTCGTCGACCGACAAGGACGTCGCGCTTTTAGTCGGCCTTCCTCTCATGTCGATAAGATAAAGCTAAATCCCTGTCCATCAAGAAAGAAGCGCTGCCGCCCGGCCTCGTCTGCGTAGCCACTTGGTAGCAGAGATAGCTCAAACTGGCGAAAAACAAGGAAACAAACGTGTTATGAAGCATTAACGAATCAACGCTCAACTTTGAGAGCACCAGATATCCGCCGCTAAAAATTTGTAAAATAAGAGTAATCACGCACAGAACACTTCCGATTACAAAATCACGGCGCTCCGGGTACCTCCGCTTCGTTACAATCAACAATGTCACAAACAGCAGGAGGCCTACAAGCGCTGCCAATCGATGCGTGAAACTGACTGCTACCTCGCCAACCAGATGATCGGGGATCACCCGTCCGTTGTTCAATGGCCAGGTCTCGATCGCCATCCCTGCATTGACACGCCTTACGTACGCCCCTAAATAGATGAGTCCATACACATAAACAAAAATCCCCCAGATGAAATTCCGGTACCCTTTTGAGATCCTGTAAGACGCCCCGCGTATCGAATGGTTCCCCTCAAATGTAATGACACAAAGCAACAATACGCTGGCAAATGCGATCAACGAGATTCCGAAGTGCAGCGCTAGAACGGCTTCCGACTGTTTCCAGATTACAGCCGCCGCTCCTAACACCGCTTGCACAAAAATAAAAAAGATGCTCAAAAAGCTCAGCCATTTGACATCCCGCCGTTGCCGATACGTCCGCCACATCCAAACGGCCAGAATCCCAACCATAATACCTACAATTCCCGTAATCGCACGATGGCTGTATTCAATCATGGAAGCCAATGTGGCCATCGGTCGAAATTCACCGTGACAGAGCGGCCAGGTATTGCCGCAACCGTCTTGCGATCCCGTATTGGTTACAAGCGTGCCCGCCATTAATACCAAAAACATCCCGATGGTCGTCAAGACAGAAAATATTTTCAGAGCCCTTTTCATGCAATCCCGTACCTCTCCCGTTGTATCTCGAATGTCTAATTTATTATATCAAAATGAAGCGCCCGCTTGTTGATTGTTCATAGACTGTTTTTTATGTGAAATATAACTATGCAAAATCATGCCTGTAATCACAAGAAACATCCCCAACCAGGACAACGCGGACGGAAGTGGACTAGCCAACATGATGACTTCTCCCGCAGCAGCAAACAGCACTTCCAAAGACTGTGTCGCTTCTACGGAAGCCAACTTTTGCATATTGCCCCTGACCATGTCGGTGGCCCGAAAAAAGAGGACCGTCGCAATCACCCCGGAACAAACTGCAACCAACACCGCTTGAATCGTTTGTTCTTTGCTTGGTGCGCCGACAGTAAATAAACCATAGAGGGAAAGCAGAAACCAGAATGGCAGACTCGCCAGCGTCATGCCCAATACACGCTGGTAAGTGTCTAAGCGGCCCTCGCATATGTCCATCATTTTACGGTTGCCGAGCGGATACGCAAATGAAGCGATAATGACAGGTATAACGCCTAACCACAAATTTTTGGAAGAAAAATGGTTTGCCTGTTCCACCTGCATAAGAGCTATGCCAACAAGAATAATGAATGACATGACAAGACCTTTAACCGGCACTTTCCCTCTAATTTTTACAGAACCATCTGGTGTTTTAATCGTCTCTGAAAAAAACGGTACAAGCAGGGAACCGGAAATAATGGTAATCTGCCACGTTCCGGCGATCAGCCAACCTGGTGAAAATTCAGCCGCAAAACATAAGGGCGCATAGAATAAGCCAAATCCAACAAAGCTCCATAAAAGCCATTTTCCTGGCTGATTTCGCATTTCTTGTAAAAGAGGGCGTAAATTATTTCTGCCTATCACAAGGAGCAAGAGCAACGGAACCATAAAAATATACCGAAGCGAAGCGCTCCAAATCCAGCTTCCGCCTGACAACGACATCGCCCGGTTCAGGACAAATGTAAAAGCGAAAAAGAAAGATGCCAAAACACCTAGAAAAATAGGACGCAATGAATCCACCTCAGTTTATCATTATACCTCATGTTCGTTTCCCTGAACTGACTTTCCCAACGTGAGCATCGCGGCTTTCCTCTTGTTCTTTGTTATAGGTGCGACATCTGGCGTTTTAACAGTAATTTACGAAACACGAGACCAATCACAACACCGACGAAAAGGAAAAAGAGGGGAAGCCAGACTGGCCCCCACAGGACACCCAGAATTTTTAAAGTGGGAGCATAAATCACACCTAGTGTACCGATATAGGCGGCCAAGACAAAAGGAAGATAGGAAAAAGGAGAATGGGGAGGACCTGCATCGGAGTACGCATCCCAGATCGCAAACATATATACGCAGGGATAGAACAGCAGCCACTGATAATCTGCAAGCGCAATAGCAGATTCAATCTCACCATGAAAACTTTCGAGAATGATCTGATTCAAGTTGGCTTTCCAATTAATAATAAACTCTAAAATAATAAATACAATTCCTTTCACATACTTGCCATTCCGCAACTGGCCAAATCCTGGCAGAGCGATGCTCCACAGCAAAACGCCGATTTTCCTGTCTGTACTCATCTCATTACGTCACCAAAAACCTGTCTTACATCCGAGCACCCGCTCATCTCGATTCACCTTTCTATGTTTGAGCCAATATTAATACGTAGTATTTCCTGTTTCAGGCCATTCATGTTGGCGTCTATACAGAAAACGGGATTCCTCCAAGTAAGCGGAAGTCCCGTTTGTACACGCTAAAATCTGACCCTTGCGAGGGTTACGCCGACTGCTGCGAATCGCCTGCTTCCGGTCTTCGGCGGAACACTATCTGTTCCAGCACTATACCTGCGATCACTCCTACAATCAGCCCATTGCCCAGAAGATCTGCCAAAACGGGATTGATGCCCTGCAATGCAGTTTTTGGCAAAAACATGACGCCAATTCCAAACATCAGACTCAATCCGATGGTCATTACATTGCGAGGCTCCATTTGCACCGTTTGCAAATCGCGCAGACCGAATCCGACCAACTGGGTAAACGTCACGAACAACACGGCATATCCCACAGGCACCGGGATTGCCGCAAACAGCAGCCCAATAAACGGAAAAAAGCCCAGCGAAATCATCAAAAATGAGGCGATCACAAACGGCAGCCGGGCGGCCATCCCGGTCATTTCAATCACACCTGCCGCAATCGACAAGGGAACAAGACCCACGACCCCTCCCATCCCCGATAAAAAATGGGCCACACCGGTCATTTGCCCACCTCTGTTCAAAGACCGTTTGGTCGGCTCTTCGCCTGCCGCTTTGGCAGTCACCGAAATGCTGGTGATCAAATTGCTAATCAAAATCAAGCCTGTCAAGATGGAGATAAACACAATTCCCCAATCTAAACGCGGGGTTCCCCAAAACAGCAGATGAGGAACGGTAAACCAGCTGTCCGCTTTTTGCACAGGGGCAGCCCAACCTAACAGAATATAAATCAGCCATCCGGTCAAAAGCGCAATCAAAATGGAAAACGTTCGAAACCATTTCCAGCGTGACTGGCTCAGCCAAATCGTCAGCGCCAACACCAGTAACGCGACCAGAGCTGTACCCGCTTGAATTTTGCCCGATTGGCCAACCCCCAGCATCCCCTGAACGAATGTACCGCTCATGGAAAACGGCAGAATCAGCATAAAACAGCCTGAAACAAGCGGGGTAAACAGGTTTCGCAAATAATTCACCAGACCGAACAGCCCTAAAAGGAAAAGAATCATTCCAATACACATTAAACCTGCTTCCAAACTTTGCCCGACCTGAACTGCGCTTAACCCTGAGGCCATTCCAATATTCACGACGATCAGAAAAATGCCCCACCACATGCCGGCCGGCCCCTCCATAATCGGATAGCGGTGCCCAAACCAAACTTGCAAAAGGGA
The sequence above is a segment of the Effusibacillus dendaii genome. Coding sequences within it:
- a CDS encoding quinone oxidoreductase family protein, whose amino-acid sequence is MKAVRFHRNGGSEVLQYEEVERPTPDSGEVLIEVKACGVNYADISRRYGRYVLPTPLPFTPGLEVAGIVKEVGPSVDEKWVGQPVATLLHGGGGYAEYAIADANGLIPVPAGLDFSKAVALPLQGLTAYHVLTTSGHLKQGETVLVHAAAGGVGLLSVQLAKKFGASKVIGTASTAEKRELAKQSGAEVTIDYTKEDWPQQVLDVTNGKGVDIILEMVGGEMIQQNLKCLADYGRMVVFGAASGQRGTLVPNQLMAKNQTVTGFFLSKLMEDPNRYQPSMAELLKWATSGELNVQIGGVYPLAEAANVQDLMEGRQTTGKLVLVP
- a CDS encoding cation diffusion facilitator family transporter; this encodes MPHHEHAHHHDHDHHGRFHDHDHGHDHSHGHKHDHDHFHAGGHVHVAHDKLKRGIFLGFVILAVEVIGGIWANSLALLTDAAHMLTDVMSLIVAYFAMRAATAPPSKNMTYGRHRITILAALFNAITLIVIVFYVGFEGYQRLLHPQPVEGAILFVTAVIGVVVNLYIGLGLRDESDNINIRSAMLHVMGDAAASAGVIVAGIIMYFTGWYILDPILSFVIALIVAIGACRVLRETYIVLMEGTPREIDFDEVVETIQSVPGIKEVHDLHIWCLTSNRNAMSGHLVVDGELTIRNSQQMIRQLEKVVLEKFRIGHVTIQFEDDQHPHEDMFAIDREWKH
- a CDS encoding COX15/CtaA family protein, whose amino-acid sequence is MKRALKIFSVLTTIGMFLVLMAGTLVTNTGSQDGCGNTWPLCHGEFRPMATLASMIEYSHRAITGIVGIMVGILAVWMWRTYRQRRDVKWLSFLSIFFIFVQAVLGAAAVIWKQSEAVLALHFGISLIAFASVLLLCVITFEGNHSIRGASYRISKGYRNFIWGIFVYVYGLIYLGAYVRRVNAGMAIETWPLNNGRVIPDHLVGEVAVSFTHRLAALVGLLLFVTLLIVTKRRYPERRDFVIGSVLCVITLILQIFSGGYLVLSKLSVDSLMLHNTFVSLFFASLSYLCYQVATQTRPGGSASFLMDRDLALSYRHERKAD
- a CDS encoding DMT family transporter, with product MRPIFLGVLASFFFAFTFVLNRAMSLSGGSWIWSASLRYIFMVPLLLLLVIGRNNLRPLLQEMRNQPGKWLLWSFVGFGLFYAPLCFAAEFSPGWLIAGTWQITIISGSLLVPFFSETIKTPDGSVKIRGKVPVKGLVMSFIILVGIALMQVEQANHFSSKNLWLGVIPVIIASFAYPLGNRKMMDICEGRLDTYQRVLGMTLASLPFWFLLSLYGLFTVGAPSKEQTIQAVLVAVCSGVIATVLFFRATDMVRGNMQKLASVEATQSLEVLFAAAGEVIMLASPLPSALSWLGMFLVITGMILHSYISHKKQSMNNQQAGASF
- a CDS encoding purine/pyrimidine permease: MSSLLYRLDQKPPLWMTVVSAVQWFMITLTSSLVVPLVISQAFGLDQAQTAQFMQLTFFLVGIVSLLQVWFGHRYPIMEGPAGMWWGIFLIVVNIGMASGLSAVQVGQSLEAGLMCIGMILFLLGLFGLVNYLRNLFTPLVSGCFMLILPFSMSGTFVQGMLGVGQSGKIQAGTALVALLVLALTIWLSQSRWKWFRTFSILIALLTGWLIYILLGWAAPVQKADSWFTVPHLLFWGTPRLDWGIVFISILTGLILISNLITSISVTAKAAGEEPTKRSLNRGGQMTGVAHFLSGMGGVVGLVPLSIAAGVIEMTGMAARLPFVIASFLMISLGFFPFIGLLFAAIPVPVGYAVLFVTFTQLVGFGLRDLQTVQMEPRNVMTIGLSLMFGIGVMFLPKTALQGINPVLADLLGNGLIVGVIAGIVLEQIVFRRRPEAGDSQQSA